The region GCGTTGATTACCCAAGCGGAGATCGAAGACGTGCAGGGGATCGTCGAGGTCTCAGGGGCGGCGGCTTTTCTGCAATCGCTGCCCGCCGATCGGTGGGCCATCGTCACGTCGGCGCCCAAGGCACTGGCGTTGCGACGGATGGCGGCGGCCGGCATTCCCGAGCCTGAGGTGATGGTCACCGCCGAGCACGTCAGCGCCGGTAAGCCGGACCCGGCCGGCTACTGTCTGGCGGCGCAACGGTTAGGTGTCGACGTGAGCGAATGCCTGATTTTCGAAGACGCCACCGTGGGCATTCAAGCCGCTGAAGCCGCGGGTGCCGACTTGGTGATTATCACCGCGACCCACGATCATCCGATTCAGACGCCGCACGCGACCCTGCTCAGTTACGACGCGGTACACGTGCGCGTGGATAGCGACTGGCTGACCCTGCGGCAAAAAAACTGAACCGGTGCGACGTGTCTTCGCGTCAATACCTTCTGGGGATCAACTGCCAGCCTTAGGCGCAGTCAGCGTCGTACTCGATGTCAAAGGGTGTGCGTAGCCGCGCGTCTTCGGCGTGTACATGAGTGATCATCGTCAGGAGCGCGAGTGCGCTCAGGGTGAGGC is a window of Pseudomonas sp. DC1.2 DNA encoding:
- a CDS encoding HAD-IA family hydrolase; translated protein: MSAHDRVFNTPYRAFLFDMDGTVLNSIAAAERIWTAWALRHGVDVESFLPTIHGARAVDTVNRQALPGVNAEAEAALITQAEIEDVQGIVEVSGAAAFLQSLPADRWAIVTSAPKALALRRMAAAGIPEPEVMVTAEHVSAGKPDPAGYCLAAQRLGVDVSECLIFEDATVGIQAAEAAGADLVIITATHDHPIQTPHATLLSYDAVHVRVDSDWLTLRQKN